CCCGCCGGCGCGGCCCGGCAACACGCTCGCGGGGGTCGGCGCCCGGGTCACCTGTCCGACCTCCCGTCCAGATGCCCGCAGATCCCGGCCACGCGGCGGCCGATGTCGCCGGCGCCCAGGGTCACCAGCAGGTCGCCGGGCTCCAGGCGGTCGTCGAGCCAGCGGTCGATCGCGTCCGCGCCCTCCAGCAAATCCACAGCCGCGAAGCCCAGACGCGCCATGGCTCCGGCGATGAGACCGCTGTCGACGCCGACGAGCGGCTCCTCGCTGGCGGCGTAGACCGGCAACAGGCCCACGTGATCGGCCGCCGCCAGGGCCGCGGCGAACTGTGCGTGGAAATGCCGTGTCCGGGTGAAACGGTGCGGCTGGAAGAGGACCACCACGCGGCGGCCCGACGTGCGGGCCACCCGCAACGTCGCCGCCAGTTCGGTGGGATGATGGCCGTAGTCGTCCACCACCAGCACGCCGCCGTGCTCGCCGCGGTCTTCGTAGCGGCGTCCCACGCCGGCGAAACCGGCGAGCGCCTGCGCGGTCTGGCCGAAGGGGACCCCCAGTTCCATGCCCACGGCGACCGCGGCGAGGGCGTTGGACAGGTTGTGCCGCCCGGCGAGCCGCAACTGGAGGCGTCCCATCTCGCGTTCGCCCACGAGCACCGTGGCCGACATCGCCCGCTCATCATCGGGTACGCCGCGGACGTCCGCCCCGGGGTTCAGGCCGTAGGTGATCACCTTGCGGTCGAGACCGGGGATCAGGGCGCGCACCTCGGGATCGTCCCCGCACAGAATGCAGGCGCCGTAGAAGGGGACCTTCGCCAGAAAAACCGCGAAGGCGGCGCGCAGGGCCGCGAGATCGGGATAGTAGTCCACGTGTTCCAGATCCATGTTCGTGACCACGGCGATGGCCGGCACCAGCTGCAGGAAGGAGCCGTCGCTCTCGTCGGCCTCCGCCACCAGGTATTCCCCCCGGCCCAGGATGGCGTTCGCACCGGTGGTCAGGGCCCGTCCGCCCACGAGCACGGTGGGATCCAGCCCGCCGGCCGCCAGCACCTCCGCGACCAGCGAGGTCGTGGTGGTCTTGCCGTGCGAGCCCGCCACGGCGATGCCGTACTTGAGGCGCATGAGCTCGGCGAGCATCTCGGCCCGGCGGATCACCGGGATGCCGTCGCGGCGCGCCGCGGTGATCTCCGGATTCGTCTCGGACACGGCGGAGGAATAGACCACGACGTCGGCTCCCCGCACCTGTTCCTCCCGGTGGCCCACGTGGATCGTCGCGCCCCGCTTGCGGAGCCTCTCCGTCGCCGTGGAGTCGAGCAGATCGCTGCCGCTGACCCGGAAGCCCAGGTTGAGCAGGATCTCCGCGATGCCGCTCATGCCGATGCCGCCGATGGCCACCAGATGTACGTGTCGCGTGTTACGGAACACTTGCGCCTCCACGAGCGGGCAACCGTCCGCTCAGCCTCATCAGGTCCGTGGCGATCTTCATGGCCGCGTCGGGTCGCGCCAGGGCGCGGCTGGCGTCGGCCATGTCCGACAGGCCGGCGGGATCGCCGCGCAACCCGGCGACGACACCGGCGAGCGAACCGCCGTCGCACAGTTCGTCCAGCAGCAGGAAGGCGGCGCCGGCCTCCTCGCGCGCCTTCGCATTGCGCAGCTGATGGTTGTCCGTGGCGTGGGGAAAGGGCACCAGCACCGCAGGCTTGCCGGCCGCGGCCAGCTCCGCCAGGGTCATGGCACCCGCCCTGCTCACCACCAGATCCGCCCAGGCCAGCGCCTCCGGCATATCGTCGATGTACGGCGCCACGACCACGTGATCCGCAGCCTCATAGGCCCGGGCCACCGAATCGAGATCGTCCCGGCCGGTCTGCAGACGGATCTGCATGTCCGGGCTCCGCGTCCAGTCGCGCGCGGCTGCGACGGCGGCGCGATTGAGCGTGCGCGCGCCACGGCTGCCCCCGAAGACCAGCAGCCTGAACGGCCTCCCCGCACCGACGGCGCGGCCCGCTTCGCCGGCGCCGGGTAGTGCGGTGAGGAAGGCCTCCCTGACCGGGTTGCCCGTATCCTGCGTCAGGCCGGACCGGAAATGGACGGCCGCCTCGGCGAAGCCAAGATAGACGCGCCGGGCCCAGCGTCCGAGCAACCTGTTGGTGCTGCCCGGCACGGCATTCTGCTCCTGGAGCGCCAGGGGCACGCCCAGCAGGCGTGCGGCCGCCGCCACGGGCAGGCTGACGTAGCCGCCGGTGCCGAGCACGACGTCGGGCCGAAACCGGCGGATCGCACGAAGGCTCCCCCAGAAACCAGACGCCGAGTTCCACAGGAAGCGCAGACGCGCCCTCGCACCGAGACCGCGGAAGCCCGACGCCCTGACGTACGCGATCTCGAAACCGGCCCGGGGAACCAGCTCCGCCTCGATGCCCGCGCGCGTACCGACGAACAGAATCCGTGACGCCGGCTCCAGGCGCCGCAGGGCTTCCGCCACGGCCAGACCCGGATAGACATGGCCCCCCGTGCCCCCGCCGGTGATCATCAGGCGCAGGGGCTCGTCGCTCGGTTCGCAGCGCGCCTGCCGGTCGGATGTCAACACGTACCTCCCG
The bacterium genome window above contains:
- a CDS encoding UDP-N-acetylmuramate--L-alanine ligase, yielding MFRNTRHVHLVAIGGIGMSGIAEILLNLGFRVSGSDLLDSTATERLRKRGATIHVGHREEQVRGADVVVYSSAVSETNPEITAARRDGIPVIRRAEMLAELMRLKYGIAVAGSHGKTTTTSLVAEVLAAGGLDPTVLVGGRALTTGANAILGRGEYLVAEADESDGSFLQLVPAIAVVTNMDLEHVDYYPDLAALRAAFAVFLAKVPFYGACILCGDDPEVRALIPGLDRKVITYGLNPGADVRGVPDDERAMSATVLVGEREMGRLQLRLAGRHNLSNALAAVAVGMELGVPFGQTAQALAGFAGVGRRYEDRGEHGGVLVVDDYGHHPTELAATLRVARTSGRRVVVLFQPHRFTRTRHFHAQFAAALAAADHVGLLPVYAASEEPLVGVDSGLIAGAMARLGFAAVDLLEGADAIDRWLDDRLEPGDLLVTLGAGDIGRRVAGICGHLDGRSDR
- the murG gene encoding undecaprenyldiphospho-muramoylpentapeptide beta-N-acetylglucosaminyltransferase, which codes for MLTSDRQARCEPSDEPLRLMITGGGTGGHVYPGLAVAEALRRLEPASRILFVGTRAGIEAELVPRAGFEIAYVRASGFRGLGARARLRFLWNSASGFWGSLRAIRRFRPDVVLGTGGYVSLPVAAAARLLGVPLALQEQNAVPGSTNRLLGRWARRVYLGFAEAAVHFRSGLTQDTGNPVREAFLTALPGAGEAGRAVGAGRPFRLLVFGGSRGARTLNRAAVAAARDWTRSPDMQIRLQTGRDDLDSVARAYEAADHVVVAPYIDDMPEALAWADLVVSRAGAMTLAELAAAGKPAVLVPFPHATDNHQLRNAKAREEAGAAFLLLDELCDGGSLAGVVAGLRGDPAGLSDMADASRALARPDAAMKIATDLMRLSGRLPARGGASVP